The following proteins are co-located in the Pseudomonas sp. ATCC 13867 genome:
- a CDS encoding LysM peptidoglycan-binding domain-containing protein — protein sequence MPPKTSKTLDLDALARAIRVSVLLLAAGLAGCQSTQRVDTDSQARNAARAVDVKFNPAWSDAQNDIWERMRVGFQLQDQIDTNPRIERQRLWFMSNPSFLENASERGSPYMHYVVERLEERDMPLELALLPVIESSYNPMAVSRAQAVGLWQFIPSTGTHFNLRQTNFYDGRRDITASTNAALTYLTRLHDMFNGDWLLALAAYNAGEGTVSRAIERNQRLGLPTDYWNLPLPKETQDYVPKLLALSQLVMAPNIYGISLNPIANEPYFTSIRVKPGLDLSRVAALADLDEDELYQLNPAFKRRITRDGPQHLLVPLDKADTLKAGIDTLKPQPLVASATSKSLQQYRVRKGDSLHSIAQRYRLSVAELKSANRLSANRLRSGQVLVIPGQPGRPVVEPESPRQLAQVERASTRATARSYTVKSGDTLWQIAKKNDVDVADIKRWNGLDSHGVKPGQVLKLQGGSAQQVAARGKGKQDSATYYKVKRGDSMYLIAKRFNVEMQHIKRWNPRSGKALKPGQTLTLYLDTASR from the coding sequence ATGCCGCCAAAGACCAGCAAGACCCTCGATCTAGACGCATTGGCTCGTGCCATCCGAGTCTCCGTGCTGCTGCTCGCCGCCGGTCTGGCCGGCTGTCAGTCGACCCAGCGGGTCGATACTGACAGCCAGGCGCGCAATGCCGCCCGCGCCGTCGACGTGAAGTTCAACCCGGCCTGGTCGGACGCCCAGAACGATATCTGGGAGCGCATGCGCGTCGGTTTCCAGTTGCAGGACCAGATCGACACCAACCCGCGTATCGAACGCCAGCGCCTGTGGTTCATGAGCAATCCGTCGTTCCTGGAAAACGCCAGCGAGCGCGGCAGCCCCTACATGCACTATGTCGTCGAGCGTCTGGAAGAGCGCGACATGCCGCTGGAACTGGCCCTGCTGCCGGTCATCGAGAGCTCCTACAACCCGATGGCGGTGTCGCGCGCCCAGGCCGTGGGCCTGTGGCAGTTCATTCCCAGCACCGGCACCCATTTCAACCTGCGCCAGACCAACTTCTATGACGGCCGCCGCGACATCACCGCGTCGACCAATGCCGCGCTGACCTACCTGACCCGCCTGCACGACATGTTCAACGGCGACTGGTTGCTCGCACTGGCCGCCTACAACGCAGGCGAAGGCACCGTCAGCCGCGCCATCGAGCGCAACCAGCGGCTCGGCCTGCCGACGGACTACTGGAACCTCCCGCTGCCGAAGGAAACCCAGGACTACGTTCCCAAGCTGCTGGCCCTGTCGCAGTTGGTGATGGCCCCGAACATTTACGGCATCAGCCTCAACCCGATCGCCAACGAGCCCTACTTCACCTCGATTCGCGTCAAGCCGGGCCTCGACCTGTCGCGCGTCGCCGCCCTCGCCGATCTCGACGAGGACGAGCTGTATCAGTTGAACCCCGCCTTCAAGCGCCGCATCACCCGGGACGGCCCGCAGCACCTGCTGGTGCCGCTGGACAAGGCCGACACCCTGAAGGCCGGCATCGACACGCTCAAGCCGCAGCCACTCGTGGCCTCCGCAACGAGCAAGAGCCTGCAGCAATACCGCGTGCGCAAGGGCGACAGCCTGCACAGCATCGCCCAGCGCTATCGCCTGAGCGTCGCCGAGCTGAAGTCCGCCAACCGCCTGAGCGCCAACCGCCTGCGCAGCGGCCAGGTCCTGGTCATTCCCGGCCAGCCGGGGCGCCCGGTCGTCGAGCCGGAGAGCCCGCGGCAACTGGCGCAGGTCGAGCGCGCGAGCACTCGCGCCACGGCCCGCAGCTACACCGTGAAGAGCGGCGACACCCTCTGGCAGATCGCCAAGAAGAACGACGTCGACGTCGCCGACATCAAGCGCTGGAACGGCCTGGACAGCCACGGCGTCAAGCCGGGCCAGGTGCTCAAGCTGCAGGGCGGCTCGGCCCAGCAAGTGGCCGCGCGTGGCAAGGGCAAGCAGGACAGCGCGACCTACTACAAGGTCAAGCGGGGCGACTCGATGTACCTGATCGCCAAGCGCTTCAACGTCGAAATGCAGCACATCAAGCGCTGGAACCCGCGCAGCGGCAAGGCCCTGAAGCCCGGCCAGACCCTCACGCTCTACCTCGACACCGCCAGCCGCTGA
- the gloB gene encoding hydroxyacylglutathione hydrolase: MIQIDALPAFSDNYLWLLQDVTRRQCAVVDPGDAGPVLAWLAAHPGWTLTDILVTHHHADHVGGVAQLKAQTGARVLGPAGERIPARDEALEDGDRVEVLGLGFDVIHVPGHTLGHIAYFNQDHEPPLLFCGDTLFAAGCGRLFEGTPAQMHASLSRLAALPDQTLVYCTHEYTLSNLRFACAVEPENPEVRARCEEVSRWRDLGKISLPSSIALERATNPFLRVSETSVKKIADEREGQEIRTPEEVFATIRRWKDQF; this comes from the coding sequence ATGATACAGATAGATGCCCTGCCCGCCTTTTCCGATAACTACCTCTGGCTGTTGCAGGATGTGACCCGCCGCCAGTGCGCAGTGGTCGATCCGGGCGACGCCGGCCCGGTGCTGGCCTGGCTGGCCGCCCACCCCGGCTGGACGCTCACCGACATCCTGGTTACCCACCATCATGCCGACCATGTCGGCGGCGTTGCCCAGCTCAAGGCCCAGACCGGCGCACGCGTGCTCGGCCCGGCCGGCGAGAGGATCCCGGCGCGCGACGAGGCGCTGGAGGACGGTGACCGCGTCGAGGTGCTCGGCCTCGGCTTCGACGTCATCCACGTACCCGGCCACACCCTCGGGCACATCGCTTACTTCAACCAGGACCACGAGCCGCCCCTGCTGTTCTGCGGCGACACCCTGTTCGCCGCCGGCTGCGGCCGCCTGTTCGAAGGCACCCCGGCGCAGATGCACGCCTCGCTGAGCCGCCTGGCGGCGCTGCCAGACCAGACCCTGGTCTATTGCACCCACGAATACACCCTGAGCAATTTGCGCTTTGCCTGTGCAGTGGAGCCGGAGAATCCCGAGGTCCGGGCGCGCTGCGAAGAAGTCAGCCGCTGGCGCGACCTGGGGAAGATCAGTCTGCCCTCCTCCATCGCCTTGGAACGGGCGACGAATCCTTTCCTTCGCGTGTCGGAAACATCCGTTAAGAAAATCGCCGACGAGCGGGAAGGCCAGGAAATCCGCACACCGGAAGAGGTCTTTGCGACCATTCGCCGCTGGAAGGATCAGTTCTGA
- a CDS encoding class I SAM-dependent methyltransferase produces MIEPEPFAQADADWLELMAQARDWLAGPIGGMMLAEEQQLLIDELERYFGGYLVHYGPHAELPASTGNIQRGVRLGPPLPGVEIACDEAAWPLGEHAADVVLLQHGLDFCLSPHRLLREAARSVRPGGHLLVVGVNPWSAWGIRHYFARDALRRARCISPTRVCDWLNLLGFALEKRRFGCYRPPLASAKWQGRLARMETWGPVLQGSGAGFYLLVARKLVVGLRPLRQPRREPRGQLVPLPVAKVSRRDSES; encoded by the coding sequence ATGATCGAACCCGAACCCTTCGCCCAGGCCGACGCCGACTGGCTGGAACTGATGGCCCAGGCGCGCGACTGGCTGGCCGGCCCGATCGGTGGAATGATGCTCGCCGAAGAGCAGCAACTGCTGATCGACGAATTGGAACGCTACTTCGGCGGCTACCTGGTGCATTACGGCCCGCACGCCGAATTGCCGGCCAGCACCGGCAACATCCAGCGCGGGGTGCGCCTGGGGCCGCCGTTGCCGGGCGTGGAGATCGCCTGCGATGAGGCAGCCTGGCCACTGGGCGAGCATGCCGCCGACGTGGTGCTGCTGCAGCACGGCCTGGATTTCTGCCTGTCGCCGCACCGCTTGCTGCGCGAAGCCGCGCGCAGCGTGCGCCCGGGCGGGCACCTGCTGGTGGTCGGGGTCAATCCCTGGAGCGCCTGGGGCATCCGTCATTACTTCGCCCGCGATGCCTTGCGCCGCGCCCGCTGCATCTCGCCGACGCGGGTCTGCGACTGGCTCAACCTGCTGGGATTCGCGCTGGAGAAACGCCGCTTCGGGTGTTATCGTCCGCCGCTTGCATCGGCGAAATGGCAGGGCCGCCTGGCTCGTATGGAGACCTGGGGGCCCGTCCTGCAGGGCTCCGGCGCCGGCTTCTATCTATTGGTGGCGCGCAAGCTGGTGGTCGGCTTGAGACCCCTGCGCCAACCTCGCCGCGAGCCTCGCGGGCAACTGGTGCCGCTACCGGTGGCCAAGGTCAGCCGCCGCGATTCCGAGTCCTGA
- the rnhA gene encoding ribonuclease HI produces the protein MSEEKVEIYTDGACKGNPGPGGWGAVLFYKGAERELWGGEAETTNNRMELMAAIMALAALKRHCDVRIVTDSQYVMQGITEWMTNWKKRGWKTAAKQPVKNADLWQALDEQVNRHNVEWRWVRGHTGHPGNERADMLANRGVSELPR, from the coding sequence ATGAGCGAAGAGAAAGTCGAGATCTACACCGACGGCGCCTGCAAGGGCAATCCGGGTCCGGGTGGCTGGGGGGCCGTGCTGTTCTACAAGGGCGCCGAGCGCGAACTGTGGGGCGGCGAGGCGGAAACCACCAACAACCGCATGGAGCTGATGGCCGCCATCATGGCCCTGGCCGCGCTCAAGCGGCATTGCGACGTGCGCATCGTCACCGACTCGCAGTACGTCATGCAGGGCATCACCGAGTGGATGACCAACTGGAAGAAGCGTGGCTGGAAGACTGCCGCCAAGCAGCCGGTGAAGAACGCCGACCTGTGGCAGGCGCTGGACGAGCAGGTGAACCGGCATAATGTCGAGTGGCGCTGGGTGCGCGGCCACACCGGCCATCCCGGCAACGAGCGCGCCGACATGCTCGCCAACCGTGGCGTGAGCGAACTGCCGCGCTGA